The following are encoded in a window of Methanothrix sp. genomic DNA:
- the arsM gene encoding arsenite methyltransferase, translating into MHAPKVVLKMVDMLGEIEIKRAVRDEYSRIAKQASCCSGSCCGTGSAAEISRRIGYTDEDMLSAPPESNLGLGCGNPLAIASLKRGEYVLDMGSGAGFDCFLAARAVGPEGMVIGVDMTSEMVERARENARQGGYKNVDFRQGELENLPVADSYVDVVISNCVINLVPDKRRAFREAFRVLKPGGRMIVSDVLLKGEIPESVRRSREAYIGCLAGAVSVEEYIDAIRSAGFEDVSILGESPFPAECLPASIDKADLSSSVCSLRISARKPA; encoded by the coding sequence GTGCACGCTCCAAAAGTGGTGCTGAAGATGGTTGACATGCTCGGAGAAATAGAGATCAAGAGGGCTGTGAGGGATGAATACTCCCGTATCGCGAAGCAGGCATCATGCTGCTCTGGCTCATGCTGCGGAACAGGATCTGCAGCCGAGATAAGCAGGAGAATCGGATATACAGATGAGGATATGCTCTCTGCGCCGCCGGAATCGAACCTGGGCCTCGGCTGCGGGAACCCTCTGGCCATAGCGTCCCTGAAGAGGGGCGAATACGTGCTCGATATGGGATCCGGCGCTGGCTTCGACTGCTTCCTGGCGGCGAGAGCCGTTGGTCCCGAGGGGATGGTCATAGGGGTGGACATGACCAGCGAGATGGTGGAACGGGCAAGGGAAAACGCGCGACAGGGAGGATACAAAAACGTGGACTTCAGGCAGGGAGAGCTGGAGAACCTGCCGGTTGCTGACAGCTACGTCGATGTCGTCATATCCAACTGCGTCATAAACCTTGTTCCGGATAAGCGCAGGGCCTTCAGGGAGGCCTTCAGGGTACTGAAGCCGGGAGGAAGAATGATCGTATCAGATGTCCTCCTGAAAGGAGAGATTCCAGAGTCGGTGAGAAGATCCAGGGAAGCCTACATAGGATGCCTGGCAGGCGCGGTGAGTGTGGAGGAGTACATCGATGCGATACGATCCGCTGGATTTGAGGACGTATCGATCCTCGGAGAGTCGCCATTCCCGGCTGAGTGCCTGCCCGCGAGCATCGACAAAGCCGATCTCTCCAGCTCTGTGTGCAGCTTGAGGATATCCGCAAGAAAACCAGCCTGA
- a CDS encoding 50S ribosomal protein L10, whose translation MSADVRHVARVPEWKVKEVDELVERIRSSRVVGVAGIRELPASEFQRIRSILRPLSEVRVVNNNIARRAILNSDESIRPLADYIEDQTALIFSDANPFALKKMLDAEKRPMPIKAGAVAPMDIVVESGETSFSPGPMVGKLQSAGIPAAIKGGKVVINQRVVLARKGDVITPKVAEVLQLMEIYPKLVGLELRAAYSDRLVFAAEDLAVDTEAVLRDISEAAGKALAFAVEVAYVTPQTVAPIVQRAASRARYLVAERGIPVPGMMDLVIMKAHANAQAIAGLMSAGKSAPEQKQVEEVVEEVEEKKEEEDAAAGLGSLFG comes from the coding sequence ATGTCAGCAGATGTTCGCCATGTCGCTCGCGTGCCTGAATGGAAGGTGAAAGAGGTTGACGAGCTGGTAGAGCGCATAAGGAGCAGTCGCGTTGTAGGCGTTGCGGGTATACGCGAGCTTCCGGCAAGTGAGTTTCAGAGGATTCGAAGTATCCTGAGGCCTCTCTCTGAGGTGAGGGTTGTCAACAACAACATTGCCCGGAGGGCCATACTGAATTCTGATGAGTCCATCAGGCCGCTTGCGGATTACATCGAGGACCAGACCGCCCTGATATTCTCCGATGCGAATCCGTTTGCGCTCAAGAAGATGCTGGACGCAGAGAAGCGACCGATGCCCATAAAGGCCGGTGCTGTCGCGCCCATGGATATAGTGGTCGAGAGCGGCGAGACATCATTCTCACCGGGACCGATGGTCGGAAAGCTCCAGAGCGCTGGAATACCGGCCGCCATAAAAGGTGGCAAGGTCGTGATAAACCAGAGGGTTGTGCTCGCGAGGAAGGGCGATGTGATAACTCCCAAGGTGGCAGAAGTCCTCCAGCTCATGGAGATCTATCCGAAGCTCGTGGGACTGGAGCTCCGGGCTGCTTACAGCGACAGGCTGGTTTTCGCCGCAGAGGATCTGGCGGTGGATACGGAGGCAGTTCTGAGGGATATATCTGAGGCTGCTGGAAAGGCGCTTGCCTTCGCAGTCGAGGTGGCCTATGTGACGCCCCAGACCGTGGCTCCGATCGTTCAGCGTGCAGCATCCAGGGCGAGGTATCTGGTGGCCGAGCGCGGTATTCCCGTACCCGGCATGATGGATCTTGTCATAATGAAGGCACATGCCAATGCTCAGGCGATTGCAGGTCTGATGTCCGCAGGCAAGAGCGCGCCGGAGCAGAAGCAGGTCGAAGAGGTTGTTGAAGAGGTAGAGGAGAAGAAGGAAGAGGAGGACGCAGCCGCGGGGCTGGGTTCTCTGTTTGGTTAG
- a CDS encoding acetoin utilization protein AcuC, producing the protein MFMGYSFGPEHPLQPARIMLTYRMIEEYGFFLGYDTEVQEPYYASESDLLMVHDPGYIQAVKDERPDPALGLDEPDTPIFPGIYDASALIAGASIEAAKRVASEPCVAFNLAGGLHHAFPARAAGFCVFNDCALGIRTLRKRFDRVLYIDIDAHHGDGVQYIFYEDPSVLTISIHESGKYLFPGTGFVDEIGSGDGYGYSANIPMPLNADDECYRYAFESVIPALFRWFKPDAVVAQLGVDTHYADPLASLDLTLEGYGYLVRRIKELTDEYAAGRMLALGGGGYNLEVVPLAWTLAFQILRGKEMPEELPKWWVDAIMRMIGRPPLSLPDRPREKRDVPRELIETVANLKRRLTIIHGDIF; encoded by the coding sequence ATGTTCATGGGCTACAGCTTCGGCCCTGAACACCCGCTGCAGCCAGCGCGGATCATGCTCACCTACAGGATGATCGAGGAGTATGGGTTCTTTCTCGGATACGATACAGAAGTTCAGGAGCCATACTACGCGAGCGAGAGCGACCTCCTCATGGTCCACGATCCAGGGTACATCCAGGCGGTGAAGGATGAGCGACCGGATCCAGCGCTTGGCCTGGATGAGCCAGATACCCCGATTTTCCCGGGCATCTACGATGCCAGCGCGCTGATCGCCGGAGCCAGCATCGAGGCCGCGAAGCGTGTTGCATCAGAGCCCTGTGTGGCGTTCAACCTCGCCGGCGGTCTCCATCACGCGTTTCCGGCCAGAGCAGCAGGATTCTGCGTTTTCAACGATTGCGCTCTCGGAATTCGCACACTGAGGAAGCGCTTTGACAGGGTTCTCTACATAGATATCGATGCTCATCACGGCGATGGTGTGCAGTACATCTTCTATGAGGATCCATCAGTACTGACTATATCCATCCACGAGTCTGGAAAGTACCTCTTTCCCGGAACTGGATTCGTGGACGAGATCGGCAGCGGCGATGGGTATGGGTACTCCGCGAACATACCGATGCCGCTGAATGCGGATGATGAATGCTACAGGTACGCCTTCGAGTCTGTCATCCCCGCGCTGTTCAGATGGTTCAAACCTGATGCTGTCGTCGCGCAGCTCGGCGTCGATACGCATTATGCAGATCCCCTTGCGAGCCTCGATCTGACGCTTGAAGGCTACGGCTATCTCGTTCGGAGGATAAAGGAGCTCACAGATGAGTATGCGGCCGGCAGGATGCTCGCCCTGGGCGGAGGCGGCTACAACCTGGAGGTCGTGCCGCTTGCATGGACGCTGGCATTCCAGATCCTGAGGGGAAAGGAGATGCCGGAGGAGCTCCCGAAGTGGTGGGTTGATGCGATAATGAGAATGATCGGGCGGCCCCCCCTCTCTCTTCCAGATCGGCCCAGGGAGAAGAGAGATGTCCCAAGGGAGCTGATCGAGACAGTGGCGAACCTGAAGAGAAGGCTGACGATCATACACGGCGATATATTCTGA
- the npdG gene encoding NADPH-dependent F420 reductase has product MRVALVGGTGDIGNGFAVRWAPHYEVIIGSRKVERAQESAAELRRYMISLGIDTVMHGTDNANAIRDSDVVVLCVPPESLSMVTSDLRDCYSDQIVISPVVPMARTNHFEYRPPPEGCAAFLVKRSLPESVRVVSAFHTIPASSLMDAEKILRFDVPICGDDKDAKDVVAEMCRKIRDLRPLDAGPLSVSHQVEGLTPLLLNIARLNKMRRVGVQFVQE; this is encoded by the coding sequence ATGAGGGTTGCTCTTGTCGGTGGTACCGGGGATATCGGTAATGGTTTTGCCGTTCGCTGGGCCCCCCATTATGAGGTGATCATCGGGTCCAGAAAGGTGGAGCGTGCCCAGGAGAGCGCAGCTGAGCTCAGAAGGTACATGATATCACTGGGTATCGATACGGTGATGCATGGAACTGATAACGCAAACGCCATCAGGGACTCGGACGTCGTCGTTCTCTGTGTTCCTCCAGAGAGCCTGAGCATGGTGACATCTGACCTGAGAGACTGCTACTCAGACCAGATCGTGATATCGCCTGTCGTCCCCATGGCCCGCACGAACCACTTCGAGTACAGGCCGCCTCCAGAGGGATGTGCAGCGTTTCTTGTAAAGAGATCCCTGCCGGAGAGCGTGAGGGTGGTCTCTGCGTTTCACACGATACCTGCGAGTTCTCTCATGGATGCGGAGAAGATCCTCAGGTTCGATGTGCCGATATGCGGTGACGATAAGGATGCAAAGGATGTTGTGGCCGAGATGTGCAGAAAGATTCGCGATCTAAGGCCGCTTGATGCCGGCCCCCTGAGCGTATCGCATCAGGTCGAGGGGCTGACGCCGCTTCTGCTGAACATCGCGCGCCTGAACAAAATGCGCCGCGTCGGCGTACAGTTCGTCCAGGAGTAG
- the rpl12p gene encoding 50S ribosomal protein P1: MEYIYAALLLHSSGKEVSDDGIKKVLEAAGVAPDEVRIKALVSALEGVDIDKILSQATAMPVAAAAPAAAAAETEAKKPAAKAEEEEKKEEAEESGIEGLGALFG, translated from the coding sequence ATGGAATACATATATGCAGCACTGTTACTACATAGTTCAGGTAAGGAAGTAAGCGATGATGGCATAAAGAAGGTCCTAGAGGCAGCTGGTGTGGCGCCTGATGAGGTCAGGATCAAGGCTCTGGTCTCAGCGCTTGAGGGCGTTGATATCGACAAGATACTCTCCCAGGCGACCGCCATGCCGGTAGCGGCTGCGGCCCCGGCTGCAGCTGCCGCAGAGACCGAGGCCAAGAAGCCTGCAGCCAAGGCAGAGGAAGAGGAGAAGAAGGAAGAGGCCGAGGAGAGCGGCATCGAGGGTCTCGGCGCGCTCTTCGGTTAA
- a CDS encoding 50S ribosomal protein L1, translated as MKENIEEAVKKAISEAPPRGFKESVDLAINLHNIDLTQPGNRIDTEVILPHGRGRPNRIAVFAAGDTALKAKGAGADYVIPPEELKLLGENRKNARKLADEYDFFIAETQFMPVIGKTLGPILGKRGKMPTPLPPNADVAQMVTRLKNIVRIRSRDRPTFHIAVGRRDMDARQLAENIESVITKLEQTLKDGRHNLKSVYVKTTMGPAVRVI; from the coding sequence ATGAAAGAGAATATTGAAGAGGCAGTCAAAAAGGCGATCTCTGAGGCCCCGCCCAGGGGATTCAAGGAGAGCGTCGATCTTGCCATAAATCTCCATAACATAGATCTGACACAGCCCGGCAACAGGATCGATACTGAAGTTATACTACCGCACGGGCGTGGAAGGCCAAACAGAATCGCGGTTTTCGCAGCTGGCGATACTGCGCTCAAGGCGAAGGGCGCTGGCGCCGACTACGTGATACCTCCGGAGGAGCTGAAGCTGCTGGGGGAGAACAGGAAGAACGCGAGAAAGCTGGCAGATGAATACGATTTCTTCATAGCCGAGACGCAGTTCATGCCGGTCATCGGCAAGACCCTCGGACCCATTCTCGGCAAGAGAGGAAAGATGCCCACGCCACTTCCGCCCAATGCAGATGTCGCCCAGATGGTCACGAGGCTCAAGAACATCGTCAGGATAAGATCCAGAGACAGGCCGACATTCCACATAGCCGTGGGCAGGAGAGACATGGACGCCAGGCAGCTTGCAGAGAACATAGAGTCTGTAATCACAAAGCTGGAGCAGACCCTGAAGGATGGTCGTCACAACCTGAAGTCAGTATATGTAAAGACCACGATGGGTCCGGCGGTGAGGGTGATCTAG
- a CDS encoding 50S ribosomal protein L11, whose translation MANVVEALVSGGKATAGPPLGPALGPLGVNVAAVVAKINELTKDLNGMQVPVKIKVKSRTEFEIEVGTPPTSALILKEAGIEKGSGDKKSFAGNISMDQVIKIAEIKRRNLLSKNLKSAVREIVGTCGSLGVKIDGMTSKEVQQALASGSYDHLFEAKS comes from the coding sequence TTGGCTAATGTCGTCGAGGCGCTGGTATCAGGTGGCAAGGCAACTGCTGGACCACCCCTTGGCCCGGCGCTTGGACCTCTCGGTGTCAATGTAGCAGCTGTTGTCGCCAAGATAAACGAGCTGACCAAAGATCTGAACGGCATGCAGGTTCCTGTGAAGATAAAGGTGAAGAGCAGGACCGAGTTCGAGATAGAGGTCGGCACGCCTCCAACCTCGGCGCTCATACTGAAGGAGGCCGGGATCGAGAAGGGCAGCGGTGACAAGAAGAGCTTTGCTGGTAACATATCGATGGATCAGGTGATAAAGATCGCAGAGATAAAGAGAAGGAACCTTCTCTCGAAGAACCTGAAGAGCGCGGTCAGAGAGATCGTGGGAACCTGTGGCTCTTTGGGGGTAAAGATAGATGGCATGACCTCAAAAGAAGTGCAGCAGGCGCTCGCGTCTGGCAGTTACGACCACCTCTTTGAGGCGAAGTCCTAG
- a CDS encoding transcription elongation factor Spt5 yields MSETSIYVVKTTANQERAVANLVAQIARKDKLDIRAILVPDVLKGYVLVEASAPEIVEQAIQGVPHARSVIKGASSFAEIEHFLTPKPAVVGISEGAIVELISGPFKGEMARVKRVDSAKEEITVELFEAMVPIPITVRGDHVRVLSKEEAQR; encoded by the coding sequence ATGTCCGAGACCAGCATATACGTAGTCAAGACAACAGCAAATCAGGAGCGAGCCGTTGCGAATCTGGTCGCCCAGATAGCGAGGAAGGATAAGCTGGACATACGGGCAATACTCGTTCCTGATGTGCTGAAGGGCTACGTATTGGTGGAGGCTTCGGCCCCAGAGATAGTGGAGCAGGCTATCCAGGGGGTTCCACATGCGCGCTCTGTTATAAAAGGCGCATCCAGCTTCGCAGAGATAGAGCACTTCCTGACGCCAAAGCCTGCGGTCGTTGGCATAAGCGAGGGCGCCATTGTGGAGCTGATCTCCGGGCCGTTCAAGGGCGAGATGGCCAGGGTGAAGCGGGTCGACTCGGCCAAAGAGGAGATAACCGTGGAGCTCTTCGAGGCCATGGTGCCCATACCCATAACGGTCAGAGGAGATCACGTGAGAGTCCTTAGCAAAGAAGAGGCTCAGAGGTGA
- the hisF gene encoding imidazole glycerol phosphate synthase subunit HisF, translated as MRDYAMIVPCLDVKVVDGVPSVVKGVKFVDLKRQGDPVDFARRYQEQGADELVFLDITASHEGRRTMVDVARRVADAVDIPFTVGGGISSIQGIKEILDAGADRVGINTAAVRDPDLVRSAARAFGQERITVAVDARRNTEIPPGVNVYELEDGSRAWFEVVIYGGREPTGIDAIEWCRRVERLGAGEILPTSMDRDGTNIGYDLPLTKAICDAVDIPVTASGGASTPQHILEAFTVGGADKALAAGMFHRGEYTVGQVKEYLRANGLRVRL; from the coding sequence ATGAGAGATTATGCCATGATCGTCCCATGCCTCGATGTCAAGGTCGTGGATGGGGTTCCCTCGGTTGTCAAGGGCGTGAAGTTCGTGGACCTGAAGCGCCAGGGCGACCCGGTTGATTTCGCACGCCGCTACCAGGAGCAGGGCGCTGATGAGCTTGTTTTTCTGGACATCACCGCATCCCATGAGGGGAGAAGGACAATGGTGGATGTCGCCAGGAGGGTTGCGGATGCTGTTGACATCCCCTTCACTGTGGGAGGCGGGATCAGCAGCATTCAGGGCATAAAGGAGATACTCGATGCTGGCGCGGATAGGGTTGGGATCAACACAGCCGCGGTCAGGGATCCGGATCTGGTCAGGAGCGCAGCCCGGGCATTCGGTCAGGAGAGGATCACGGTCGCAGTTGACGCCAGGCGGAACACTGAGATCCCACCAGGAGTGAACGTCTACGAGCTGGAGGACGGCAGCCGCGCATGGTTCGAGGTTGTGATCTACGGAGGGAGGGAGCCAACCGGCATTGATGCCATAGAGTGGTGCAGGAGGGTGGAGAGGCTTGGAGCCGGCGAGATACTCCCCACCAGCATGGACCGGGACGGCACGAACATCGGCTACGATCTGCCGCTCACGAAGGCGATATGTGATGCGGTTGACATTCCGGTCACAGCCAGTGGTGGAGCCTCCACGCCCCAGCACATACTTGAGGCATTCACTGTAGGAGGCGCAGACAAGGCTCTCGCAGCAGGCATGTTCCACCGCGGAGAGTACACAGTCGGGCAGGTCAAGGAGTATCTGAGAGCGAATGGACTACGTGTAAGGTTATGA
- a CDS encoding tRNA (guanine(10)-N(2))-dimethyltransferase: protein MIAVEGPVRVNTDGVFYNPRMRTNRDICVAMASELGIKEYLDAFSASGIRGIRVRKEAGVGRVVMNDISPSACQRVRENLALNDISDCEVTCESASALMSRRRFEAIDLDPFGSPAQFLAPAASSARSYLFITATDTAPLCGAHLRSGIRKYLAVPLNTEYHREMGVRILMGAVIREMARADRRGIPLLSYATEHYVRLHLRIKKGALEADEALESMGYVEHCFSCGGWSLRMGMGCRSSGTCSFCGGRTCTAGPLWLGPLHDKDLLRAALKRLDPESRAHRLVLLCSEEVDVPFYYDHHKICRRLRITPSKVESVISDLREHGYRASRTHFTGVGIKTDAPLRDLVSLLA from the coding sequence ATGATTGCAGTGGAGGGCCCGGTCAGGGTGAACACAGACGGGGTCTTCTACAATCCCAGAATGAGGACGAACCGGGATATCTGCGTCGCGATGGCCTCAGAACTTGGAATAAAGGAGTACCTGGATGCGTTCTCTGCCAGCGGCATACGTGGCATCAGGGTGAGAAAGGAGGCCGGCGTCGGGCGTGTCGTGATGAACGATATCAGCCCTTCAGCATGCCAGCGTGTCAGGGAGAACCTTGCCCTGAATGATATCTCAGACTGTGAGGTGACCTGCGAGAGCGCCAGTGCTCTCATGAGCAGGAGACGGTTCGAGGCGATCGATCTCGATCCGTTCGGCTCCCCAGCGCAGTTCCTAGCCCCTGCTGCATCCTCCGCAAGATCGTATCTCTTCATAACGGCCACGGATACCGCTCCACTCTGCGGGGCGCATCTCCGGAGCGGCATTAGAAAATATCTTGCTGTCCCTCTGAATACCGAGTACCACAGGGAGATGGGCGTGCGGATCCTGATGGGAGCTGTGATACGGGAGATGGCGAGGGCTGACAGGCGGGGAATACCCCTGCTCTCGTATGCCACGGAGCACTATGTTCGCCTGCATCTGCGAATAAAAAAAGGTGCACTTGAGGCCGATGAGGCCCTCGAGTCCATGGGATATGTCGAGCACTGCTTCAGCTGTGGAGGCTGGAGTTTGAGGATGGGCATGGGCTGCAGATCCTCAGGCACGTGCAGCTTCTGTGGGGGAAGGACCTGCACTGCAGGTCCTCTCTGGCTCGGCCCGCTTCACGATAAAGATCTCCTCAGAGCAGCTCTCAAAAGACTTGATCCTGAGAGCAGGGCCCACAGATTAGTATTACTATGCTCTGAGGAGGTTGACGTACCGTTCTACTATGATCATCATAAGATATGCAGGAGGCTGAGAATCACACCATCGAAGGTCGAGTCCGTCATATCCGATCTGCGGGAGCATGGCTACAGGGCTTCCAGGACGCACTTCACGGGAGTCGGTATAAAGACCGATGCTCCTTTGAGGGATCTGGTTTCTCTGCTGGCATGA
- a CDS encoding amidohydrolase, whose amino-acid sequence MLIRSASLIRNGSLLKNIDILIDGNRISEVGRDLRPNDDEVIDARNMLAVPGLVNSHTHLAMTLLRGYADDMELIPWLRDKIWPLEARLRPSDIRAGVRLGCLELIRFGVTCYNDMYYFMDETAAVTREMGIRGVLSGVLFDMRPELINDVEPFIKKWRDDDLIKPAVGPHAVYTCSEETLLRAKDIAERYDVKIHIHLSETRDEVDTFVNQRHMSPVEYLENLGFLSERVVAAHCVWLTPRDIRILAERHVNVAHCPISNLKLASGIAPVATLMEQGVNVCLGTDGASSNNNLDIFEEMKVAAVVQKCSVGRSAILPADAVWRMATENAYKAFSLDMGIRRGALADLALINMRRPWFTPETSMISHLVYSMPGEASYTICNGRVLMRDGVIEGEDKILEEAQRCYERLISEE is encoded by the coding sequence ATGCTAATCCGCAGTGCATCCCTCATTCGAAACGGGTCTCTGCTGAAGAACATCGACATTCTCATCGATGGGAACCGCATCTCCGAGGTTGGAAGGGATTTGAGGCCGAATGATGATGAAGTCATAGATGCGAGAAACATGCTCGCAGTTCCGGGCCTGGTGAACAGCCACACGCATCTGGCCATGACGCTTCTAAGGGGCTATGCCGATGACATGGAGCTCATCCCCTGGCTCCGTGATAAGATCTGGCCGCTGGAGGCGAGGCTCAGGCCATCTGATATCCGCGCAGGGGTCAGGCTGGGCTGTCTGGAGCTGATAAGGTTCGGTGTGACGTGCTACAATGACATGTACTACTTCATGGATGAGACGGCTGCTGTCACCAGGGAGATGGGGATCAGGGGTGTGCTCTCAGGTGTGCTCTTCGATATGCGGCCGGAGCTCATCAATGATGTCGAGCCATTCATAAAAAAATGGAGAGATGACGATCTCATAAAGCCGGCTGTGGGCCCGCATGCTGTCTACACATGTTCAGAGGAGACGCTTCTCAGGGCAAAGGATATCGCGGAGAGGTATGATGTCAAGATCCACATCCACCTCTCAGAGACCAGGGATGAGGTCGATACATTTGTGAACCAGCGGCACATGAGCCCTGTGGAGTATCTTGAAAACCTTGGGTTTCTCAGCGAGAGAGTGGTGGCAGCGCACTGCGTGTGGCTGACGCCGAGGGACATCAGGATCCTTGCGGAGAGGCATGTGAACGTCGCCCACTGCCCGATAAGCAATCTCAAGCTCGCATCAGGCATCGCTCCGGTCGCGACCCTCATGGAGCAGGGGGTGAACGTCTGCCTGGGAACGGATGGAGCTTCGAGCAACAACAACCTGGACATCTTCGAGGAGATGAAGGTTGCAGCCGTGGTCCAGAAGTGCTCTGTCGGGCGTTCAGCGATACTTCCGGCTGATGCTGTCTGGCGGATGGCCACAGAGAATGCATACAAGGCATTCTCCCTTGATATGGGTATAAGGAGAGGGGCCCTCGCGGATCTCGCCCTAATCAACATGAGAAGACCATGGTTCACACCCGAGACATCGATGATCTCACATCTGGTCTACAGCATGCCTGGCGAGGCGAGCTACACGATATGCAACGGAAGGGTGCTCATGAGGGATGGCGTGATCGAGGGAGAGGATAAGATACTGGAGGAGGCGCAGCGCTGCTACGAGAGGCTGATCTCAGAGGAATAG
- a CDS encoding peroxiredoxin: MCTTEVDLGMPLLGDRLPRMVVRTTHGQMTLPDDLAGRWFVLFSHPADFTPVCTTEFIAFQKRREEFKKLNCELIGLSVDQVFAHMKWTEWIREKMGVEIKFPIIADTGEVADLLGMIHPEKGSNTVRAVFIVDPSGTIRLILYYPQEVGRNIDEILRVVEALQVVDKNKVATPANWPNNELIGDEVIIPPPTDEKSAKERLKMYDCYDWWFCHKKISR; this comes from the coding sequence ATGTGCACAACTGAGGTTGATTTGGGGATGCCTCTCCTGGGGGACAGGCTTCCAAGAATGGTGGTGAGGACCACGCATGGTCAGATGACTCTGCCGGATGATCTCGCAGGCAGGTGGTTTGTTCTCTTCAGCCATCCTGCAGACTTTACGCCCGTATGCACCACTGAGTTCATAGCGTTCCAGAAGCGGAGGGAGGAGTTCAAGAAGCTCAACTGCGAGCTCATAGGCCTCTCAGTCGATCAGGTCTTCGCCCACATGAAGTGGACCGAGTGGATCCGGGAGAAGATGGGGGTTGAGATAAAGTTCCCGATCATAGCGGACACAGGAGAGGTTGCGGATCTGCTCGGCATGATCCATCCGGAGAAGGGATCAAACACTGTGAGGGCTGTGTTCATAGTTGACCCGAGCGGAACAATAAGACTGATACTCTACTATCCCCAGGAGGTCGGCAGGAACATAGACGAGATCCTCAGGGTCGTGGAGGCTCTGCAGGTTGTGGATAAGAACAAGGTGGCAACGCCGGCGAACTGGCCGAACAACGAGCTCATAGGCGATGAGGTCATAATACCGCCGCCAACAGATGAGAAGAGCGCAAAGGAGCGGCTCAAGATGTACGACTGCTACGACTGGTGGTTCTGCCACAAGAAGATTTCAAGATGA
- a CDS encoding sulfite exporter TauE/SafE family protein — protein sequence MNGRFWQVYRPVIVLLIVIMALAIWSYLSGGDRLSGVPLLTPLRGLLLIVVGLAAGFLGGLIGTGGCSIMLPVIHFWMGYPAPIAIGTTIFAVIFTATSGGYGHLIRKNLDKRATLWLAGGGILGVIFGSWLFTILVEHIDLLQLILGLAFLLPAIRMIYEGIGRSKPKQEGNTIPGGSGGFAVFGFAIGVLTGIVGLGGGYALVPGLIYLFGAPVYITMGTSLAVMIPMAVVAGGIKLAQGFVALTTALILAAGTIVGAQIGAAVIKRFRPNTLKLIFGIYFLYVSLKFIAAYFGIAIW from the coding sequence ATGAATGGAAGATTCTGGCAGGTATACAGGCCAGTGATCGTACTTCTGATTGTCATAATGGCTCTTGCGATATGGTCATACCTTTCCGGAGGGGACCGGCTGAGCGGCGTGCCGCTGCTGACTCCTCTGAGAGGCTTATTGCTGATCGTGGTCGGCCTGGCAGCCGGTTTCCTCGGCGGATTGATCGGAACAGGCGGATGCAGCATCATGCTCCCGGTGATACACTTCTGGATGGGCTATCCAGCACCCATCGCGATCGGCACGACGATCTTTGCGGTTATCTTCACTGCCACCTCCGGAGGGTACGGACACCTCATCCGGAAAAATCTGGATAAAAGAGCAACTCTATGGCTTGCCGGCGGCGGCATTCTTGGCGTGATCTTCGGCTCATGGCTCTTCACCATTCTTGTCGAGCACATAGATCTCCTGCAGCTGATTCTGGGTCTGGCGTTTCTGCTGCCCGCGATCAGGATGATCTACGAGGGCATCGGTCGCTCAAAGCCGAAGCAGGAGGGCAATACAATCCCAGGCGGAAGCGGCGGCTTCGCGGTCTTCGGATTTGCGATTGGCGTTCTGACCGGAATAGTGGGACTTGGCGGTGGATATGCACTCGTTCCGGGGCTGATCTACCTCTTCGGCGCACCTGTCTACATCACCATGGGAACATCTCTGGCAGTCATGATACCGATGGCAGTTGTTGCAGGCGGCATAAAGCTCGCCCAAGGGTTTGTCGCGCTGACCACGGCACTCATCCTCGCAGCCGGAACAATCGTGGGCGCACAGATCGGAGCCGCTGTGATAAAGAGGTTCAGGCCCAATACGCTCAAGCTGATATTCGGCATATACTTCCTGTACGTATCGCTGAAGTTCATAGCAGCGTACTTCGGAATAGCGATATGGTAA